Proteins found in one Aethina tumida isolate Nest 87 chromosome 1, icAetTumi1.1, whole genome shotgun sequence genomic segment:
- the LOC126266426 gene encoding E3 ubiquitin-protein ligase MARCHF3-like, with product MSEFSSDNSLDSRSHDVPPQRPILEISASAHMALVSAAVCRICHTSSELENLISPCNCKGSLAFVHLSCLERWLNQSSRSYCELCMFQYNAIETKRYRLWEGLILWIRHPRNRAHVRSDVAIAALLTLVTFGLVGVCLMGMEYFVTESNRFGIHRNWTRNTICLFLAIVILGYFTTIYLLVKDQVLPWYNWWKNTVNVKLLLTPKTTTRHPSKQMPHTSHHM from the coding sequence ATGTCCGAATTTTCGAGTGATAACAGCTTAGACTCAAGGAGCCACGATGTGCCGCCGCAGCGCCCCATCCTGGAAATATCGGCAAGTGCACACATGGCTTTGGTATCAGCCGCCGTTTGTCGCATCTGCCACACGAGTTCCGAGCTTGAAAACCTTATATCTCCGTGCAACTGTAAAGGATCATTAGCGTTCGTCCATTTATCCTGTTTAGAGCGCTGGTTAAATCAGTCCAGCAGAAGTTATTGCGAGTTATGCATGTTCCAGTACAATGCGATCGAAACAAAACGCTACAGATTATGGGAAGGATTGATTTTATGGATTAGACATCCCAGAAACAGAGCCCACGTACGTTCCGATGTGGCTATAGCAGCACTTTTAACTTTGGTCACATTCGGACTGGTTGGCGTTTGTCTGATGGGCATGGAATATTTCGTTACCGAAAGTAACAGGTTTGGTATTCACAGAAACTGGACAAGAAACACCATTTGTCTCTTCCTAGCTATTGTTATATTGGGATACTTCACCACCATTTATCTGCTGGTGAAAGATCAAGTGTTACCATGGTACAATTGGTGGAAGAACACTGTTAACGTGAAATTGTTATTGACTCCAAAAACTACCACACGCCACCCTTCTAAACAAATGCCCCATACTTCACATCATATGtaa